In Vigna radiata var. radiata cultivar VC1973A unplaced genomic scaffold, Vradiata_ver6 scaffold_190, whole genome shotgun sequence, the genomic stretch TATGCAATTGAgatttaaaagcaaaaaatttaacataaaaagtaaaagtggtAGTGATTGATAAATTAAGCATTTTAGAAAGTATGCAAATAGAGTGTTAAGAAACGGTGAGGCTACATGTCTTGAAGAAGAACAAATTCAGATTACAACAGAAGATAATCTAACACTCAAGAAGTTGGACTCTTAATATATTAATaggaaggaaaaataaatatactacCCAAGAAATTTGACAACTCCTCATAATCCTAGAGTGGCTGTCTACCAACAATTGTACCAAGCCTACACTACATTCAATTTCTGTTTTGCTTTTCCACTTGTATCCTAAGAGACAATCCTGTTTGAGACACTATCAGACACTACATTCAATTAAGTTAAATAGTTATGAGTATTTCACGTATCTAAAGTTGTAAGTCCTTGAAAGATAACACTTACTTATTGATCCGTATGGAGTTATTGACTGATAGTTGAAACTGAAAAGCTGGGTCAGATTGTCAAAGTTTGGATGTTGAACAACCAAGTTCCAGTCCGAATAGTTCATCCTGTAATTGAAATTAGTAACAGTGACCTTCACGCGCCAGTACTCCTTGTAGTTCAGCTTAACATGCCAGTGAACTCGGATAGGACACATATGACGAGTACATCGAACCAAAGGTGTAATACTACTTTTATCAGGTCCAGGGTTGGAAACAACTGATGCTAGATGTGGTGAATCTGGACTGTAATGATATGAAAAAAGGACATGTGATGTTATTGTACAGTTTTGATttctgttaagaaaaaaaatcagtgAACCAAGCATTAAAACCTACTTTACACAGTCCCCTGTTAGTGATGAGTTGCCCTGGCAGCCACATGCACATGTAGAGCAGGGAACAACAGTATCGTTATAGAAAGATGAGAGCGAGACGCAGCAAGTGGGTGTTCTCTGAGCAAGAAATTGTGAATATGTGCATGTCACGTTCCATGTCACTGTGATACATTAGAGCAATGATAAGTTCAAACTACATTGATGGGTCTTGCTAATGTTTAGTAAAAACTCGGAACAACTGTTAACTTGGTTCTATTTGAATAAGCTTCTCAGTAAGAACTTAAAGTTataggagaagaaaataagaattgaGTTTCCCTCATGAGAAAAAATCAACTTATGCActtcaacttttgaaaaagttaaatgagAGAGCTTCCATGAAAGTAAGTGTGTACAAGTTGAGTTTAGCTTATAGGAAAAAGCCAATTCAGTTTACCTTCcttgtttatttttctacagTGTTTATGGAAAACTTTATCTAAACATGACCTTAGACCAGTTTTAAAATATCACCAGAGTACCAGATTTTAGCACTAACAAAAACTACAACAAATAGATAATTAACTGAAAAGTGTGGAAATGAACATAAAAGTCCAGTAACTTACTGAGAGCTTGGGTCACTCTTCTTTTATCTGATTGTATGAATTGAGTTGGTTTCACAATTTTTGCCGGGCTACATGTGTAACCCGGGCCTGGTGCTTGCAAGGTGAAGCTTTGTGGCAGTTTGACAGTTTTGTTGGTGGTACCAGCACTACCTACACTAATTTGAAAGGCTGCAACTGCTTTGGATTGATCCTGTGCCCATGAGCTGAGTACACCACCTTTGCAGCAGTTTGCAATTTGTTGATTGTAAGGTGTACCCGGAAGTAAATCTACAACTATGGGGTTCTTTTTACAGCAATGTGGGATGTTTCCCTTAAATCTTGAGCAATCCCCTTGTTCAGTGGTCTGACCTCCCACCATGCTCCATATCACCTCCTTCTTTGCCCATGTCCATCCTAGTGACCAGCCAGGTGCTGATATATGACGGTATTTTTGGAAGTTGTTCATTGTAACAACAGCCTGTCCATTCAATTGTTTCTTAGACAtaactaaatgaaaaaaataagccAAATCCATTCTAAATGGCTCTGaccaataatataaataaactcaTGTTTATACTAGTTTTCATTCAATTACAGCGGTTTTACAACTTGCATAGTAAAAACTGAACACAATCTTGAATTTTCTGTGAAAATTGGATAGGAGTGTAATTTGGAATTCAAATCCTGTCATATTCCTAATTGGAACAAGTGGAATGGTAGAAAGCAC encodes the following:
- the LOC106779294 gene encoding protein COBRA isoform X1, yielding MFFPFTFTPTIRSFFKPCPCILLLLLFFCTCFTSTEAYDPLDPNGNITIKWDIISWTPDGYVAVVTMNNFQKYRHISAPGWSLGWTWAKKEVIWSMVGGQTTEQGDCSRFKGNIPHCCKKNPIVVDLLPGTPYNQQIANCCKGGVLSSWAQDQSKAVAAFQISVGSAGTTNKTVKLPQSFTLQAPGPGYTCSPAKIVKPTQFIQSDKRRVTQALMTWNVTCTYSQFLAQRTPTCCVSLSSFYNDTVVPCSTCACGCQGNSSLTGDCVNPDSPHLASVVSNPGPDKSSITPLVRCTRHMCPIRVHWHVKLNYKEYWRVKVTVTNFNYRMNYSDWNLVVQHPNFDNLTQLFSFNYQSITPYGSINDTAMLWGVKFYNDFLMHAGSDGNVQSELLFKKDKSTFTFDKGWAFPRRVYFNGDVCVMPPPDAYPWLPNAGSRQEVSLLVLMMTSLVALVLHAYA
- the LOC106779294 gene encoding protein COBRA isoform X2, translating into MHSAFASLLLHVLHFNSFTVYLSEAYDPLDPNGNITIKWDIISWTPDGYVAVVTMNNFQKYRHISAPGWSLGWTWAKKEVIWSMVGGQTTEQGDCSRFKGNIPHCCKKNPIVVDLLPGTPYNQQIANCCKGGVLSSWAQDQSKAVAAFQISVGSAGTTNKTVKLPQSFTLQAPGPGYTCSPAKIVKPTQFIQSDKRRVTQALMTWNVTCTYSQFLAQRTPTCCVSLSSFYNDTVVPCSTCACGCQGNSSLTGDCVNPDSPHLASVVSNPGPDKSSITPLVRCTRHMCPIRVHWHVKLNYKEYWRVKVTVTNFNYRMNYSDWNLVVQHPNFDNLTQLFSFNYQSITPYGSINDTAMLWGVKFYNDFLMHAGSDGNVQSELLFKKDKSTFTFDKGWAFPRRVYFNGDVCVMPPPDAYPWLPNAGSRQEVSLLVLMMTSLVALVLHAYA